The Phycisphaerae bacterium genome contains a region encoding:
- a CDS encoding cupin domain-containing protein — translation MKADDACDAVATGDLFADAVADASKEVVTGLLSGRAVRIERIVSTGQVSPEGFWYDQDEHEWVMVAAGRARLEFENPNRTVDLQPGGWVHIPAHVRHRVAWTNPERETVWLAVFYRHDLST, via the coding sequence ATGAAGGCGGATGATGCCTGCGACGCGGTGGCGACGGGCGATCTCTTTGCCGACGCCGTTGCCGATGCGTCCAAGGAAGTGGTGACCGGGTTGCTGTCTGGCCGGGCCGTCCGGATCGAGCGGATCGTCTCGACCGGCCAGGTTTCGCCGGAGGGGTTCTGGTACGATCAGGACGAGCACGAGTGGGTGATGGTGGCTGCGGGCCGGGCCCGGCTGGAGTTTGAGAATCCCAACCGGACGGTTGACTTACAGCCGGGCGGCTGGGTACATATACCGGCTCACGTTCGGCACCGGGTGGCCTGGACCAACCCGGAGCGCGAGACGGTGTGGTTGGCGGTTTTCTATCGACACGACCTCAGTACTTAG